The Fortiea contorta PCC 7126 genome has a segment encoding these proteins:
- a CDS encoding potassium-transporting ATPase subunit F — protein MKPIRITTLAPKALPILEAIDEIWLQWRRQKLPLYLFLAMCFNLVVAPVVYGATAQQLSRTQSWALGILGLVILGLSVYLFFVMFVPEKF, from the coding sequence ATGAAACCGATTCGCATTACTACTTTAGCGCCAAAAGCTTTACCAATACTAGAAGCAATTGACGAAATCTGGTTGCAATGGCGTCGTCAAAAGCTACCTTTGTATCTGTTTTTGGCGATGTGTTTTAACCTTGTGGTTGCTCCTGTTGTCTATGGTGCTACTGCTCAACAACTTTCCCGTACTCAATCTTGGGCTTTGGGAATTTTAGGTCTAGTGATACTGGGGCTTTCTGTTTATTTGTTTTTTGTGATGTTTGTACCGGAGAAATTCTGA
- the kdpC gene encoding K(+)-transporting ATPase subunit C yields the protein MSFAREANRAIRATLVLWVIAAIIYPFVMIAFGQILLPFAANGSLIKNAQGQVVGSALIGQPFTSDRYFNSRPSTTSYSTADPQKDEARVLQTGVSGASNLAPSNIALLERIRGKDDPDPAKRVEGDLNRLKTAGVQPTADLVYTSGSSLDPHITPEAARAQIGRVARARNLQLNDLETLITQNTDGRFLGIFGEPGVNVLKLNLALDQATSLR from the coding sequence ATGAGTTTTGCAAGAGAAGCAAACCGAGCCATTCGTGCTACTTTGGTGCTCTGGGTAATCGCAGCTATTATTTATCCTTTTGTGATGATTGCTTTTGGGCAAATTTTACTGCCGTTTGCGGCGAATGGTAGTTTAATTAAAAATGCTCAAGGTCAAGTTGTGGGTTCGGCTTTGATTGGTCAGCCATTTACTTCAGACCGCTATTTTAACAGTCGTCCTAGCACTACCAGTTATAGTACTGCTGATCCGCAAAAAGATGAGGCGCGAGTTTTACAAACTGGGGTTTCTGGCGCTAGTAATTTGGCTCCCAGTAACATTGCTTTGCTGGAACGAATCAGAGGTAAAGATGACCCCGACCCCGCAAAACGAGTTGAAGGCGATTTGAATCGGCTAAAAACTGCAGGTGTGCAACCGACTGCCGATTTAGTTTATACTTCTGGTTCTAGCCTCGACCCTCACATCACACCCGAAGCCGCTAGAGCACAAATTGGTCGTGTAGCTAGGGCGCGGAATCTTCAACTCAATGATTTAGAAACTTTGATTACCCAAAATACCGATGGTCGTTTTCTGGGTATATTTGGTGAGCCTGGGGTAAATGTTTTGAAGCTAAATCTGGCTTTGGATCAAGCTACTTCCCTCAGATAG
- a CDS encoding vWA domain-containing protein — MMKTSYDFDQAILPAGHALKTNILLRFRADIAQSPRRQLNLSLVIDRSGSMAGAPLHHALKAAESVVEQLQPADVLSVVVYDDEVDTVISPQPVTDKATLKNSIRKVRAGGITNLSGGWLKGCEYVKAQLNSQKINRVLLLTDGHANMGIQDPKILTATSAQKAEAGITTTTLGFGQGFNEDLLIGMARAANGNFYFIQSIDEATEVFGIELDSLRAVVGQNLQVTIELADGVSLVDTLSLAKVSQNNAGQTAIALGELYEGEDKLLGLSVAIAAAEIGDLPVMKLHYTADVVQNDVIASVSGTVDVVAKVGTVEEAALASTSRIIIELSRLTIAKAKETALDLAEQGKHEQGEQTLRSLVQQLRERGLHENFEIAEEIEQLEYFASRIAQKALGNAGRKELRDQTYQTMTRNRSDLAGRGVTAGDEVYAMSVVNEIGSGVELSCVREGGKLRVKVISQAHDTTKNVQFPRAIRAEGARYVVEKLEISNDGTFYRVVGKINRFAQPGETDIFIAPRRSPSTSTSKAAKGPASAADLPTTDTIADGVLVQCVKDGSKLRARVVADGYEPDWNMRFPRSVREEGMLYVVDEIKTAPDGKSYIACGEIKRFVQPNITS, encoded by the coding sequence ATGATGAAAACAAGTTACGACTTTGACCAAGCTATTCTCCCTGCAGGTCATGCATTAAAAACCAATATTTTGCTGCGATTTCGTGCTGATATAGCCCAATCTCCCCGACGTCAGCTCAATCTTTCGCTTGTAATTGACAGATCAGGCTCAATGGCGGGTGCGCCTTTACACCATGCCCTCAAAGCTGCAGAATCTGTAGTGGAGCAACTCCAGCCTGCAGATGTGCTTTCAGTGGTAGTTTATGACGATGAAGTGGATACAGTAATCTCACCCCAGCCTGTAACTGACAAAGCGACGCTGAAAAATTCTATCCGCAAGGTGAGAGCGGGTGGTATCACTAATTTGTCGGGAGGATGGCTCAAGGGATGTGAATATGTGAAGGCGCAACTTAATTCACAAAAAATCAACCGAGTGCTATTGCTGACTGATGGTCATGCAAATATGGGCATTCAAGACCCTAAAATATTGACAGCAACATCGGCACAAAAAGCTGAGGCGGGTATCACTACAACTACCTTAGGTTTTGGTCAAGGTTTTAACGAAGATTTGTTGATTGGTATGGCCAGGGCTGCTAACGGTAACTTCTATTTTATTCAGAGTATTGACGAAGCAACGGAAGTATTTGGTATTGAGCTAGACTCTCTGAGAGCAGTAGTTGGTCAAAACCTCCAGGTGACAATTGAGTTAGCTGATGGTGTGAGCCTTGTTGATACTTTAAGTTTGGCAAAAGTCAGCCAAAACAACGCTGGTCAAACAGCGATCGCTCTGGGAGAATTATACGAAGGTGAAGACAAACTTTTAGGGTTGAGTGTAGCGATCGCTGCTGCAGAAATTGGCGATTTACCTGTCATGAAGCTACACTACACCGCTGATGTCGTGCAAAATGATGTGATTGCCAGTGTCTCTGGTACAGTGGATGTCGTCGCCAAAGTCGGGACTGTTGAGGAAGCAGCTTTAGCCTCCACCAGCCGGATCATCATAGAATTAAGTCGTTTGACCATCGCCAAAGCCAAAGAAACTGCTCTCGATTTAGCAGAACAAGGTAAGCACGAACAAGGGGAACAAACACTGCGATCGCTAGTACAGCAGTTGCGAGAACGAGGATTGCATGAGAATTTTGAAATTGCCGAAGAAATCGAACAGCTAGAGTATTTCGCCAGCAGAATCGCCCAAAAAGCCCTGGGAAATGCTGGACGCAAAGAGCTACGAGATCAAACTTACCAGACAATGACACGCAATCGCAGCGATTTAGCGGGACGGGGTGTCACTGCTGGTGATGAAGTATATGCAATGTCGGTTGTCAACGAAATCGGTTCTGGTGTGGAATTGAGTTGCGTTCGGGAAGGAGGTAAGCTACGGGTTAAGGTCATTTCGCAAGCGCACGACACAACAAAAAATGTCCAATTTCCCAGGGCTATTCGTGCCGAGGGAGCACGTTATGTCGTTGAAAAGTTAGAAATTTCCAACGATGGTACTTTCTACCGTGTAGTGGGCAAAATCAATCGATTTGCTCAACCAGGAGAAACAGATATCTTTATTGCGCCCAGGCGATCGCCATCAACCAGCACCAGCAAAGCCGCCAAAGGCCCAGCCAGCGCCGCAGATTTACCCACAACCGACACCATAGCCGATGGTGTTCTCGTCCAGTGTGTCAAAGATGGTAGCAAACTGCGGGCTAGGGTAGTTGCAGATGGATATGAACCAGATTGGAATATGCGATTTCCGCGATCGGTGCGGGAAGAAGGAATGCTTTATGTAGTCGATGAAATCAAAACAGCACCAGATGGCAAATCCTACATTGCTTGTGGTGAAATTAAGCGCTTTGTGCAACCTAATATTACTAGCTAG
- a CDS encoding acyl-CoA thioesterase: protein MSQDKSSQPTLPPTGAIARPSHREFDHWFAYPIRVQPHHTDYLGVVWHGAFIAWMEEARVECLRSIGINYADLVALGCDLPVVELSIRYHLSIQLGMAAVVKTRMAEVTGVRINWDYAIVSPGGQELYVTAKVTLVALDRERGKIMRQLPPSVKDALAKISGLHQN from the coding sequence ATGTCCCAAGATAAATCCAGTCAACCAACACTACCACCAACCGGTGCGATCGCTCGACCATCCCATCGAGAATTTGATCATTGGTTTGCCTATCCAATTAGAGTACAACCACACCACACCGATTATTTAGGCGTTGTCTGGCATGGTGCATTTATTGCTTGGATGGAAGAAGCAAGGGTAGAATGCTTACGCTCCATTGGCATCAACTACGCCGACTTAGTAGCTTTAGGTTGTGATTTACCAGTGGTGGAACTGTCCATACGTTATCACCTTTCCATTCAGTTAGGCATGGCAGCAGTAGTTAAAACCCGCATGGCAGAAGTTACAGGTGTCCGCATCAATTGGGACTATGCCATTGTCTCACCGGGTGGGCAAGAATTATATGTCACCGCTAAAGTTACTTTAGTCGCATTAGACCGTGAGAGAGGTAAGATTATGCGTCAGTTACCGCCCAGCGTCAAGGATGCATTAGCTAAAATTTCCGGATTACATCAAAATTGA
- a CDS encoding CHAT domain-containing protein translates to MQILQYLITVHVAVVFFLAFGTTHPIAIAQTLSPSYSESNLGQLNAQAIRLSRQGNFSAALQRLQTALSISRDMGARPWEAVIFNNIGRVYQSQGQYSQALQSYQQALLIDKELGDPVRLGKTYSNLGYLFDVQNQRELAIFFYKHCLINRERARLNPGVLSAPQPDAYSITVAQTYRILAARLLKQGRIQEAQRTMDLLKVEELQEYLPGVPGNQRTAKGIEIIPTEKPVKQKLEQTLNDAVVLGKELTTLRKIPPQQRSRQQTQRVEQLVASQQQLLGEFNNFIASPAVKAQLEQISQTARRQNLDLESVNEIRDNLARLPQKSALLYPLILQDSLELVLVSPDSVPIHRTVAVTRTQLHQTISSFRQALANPNRDVKTPARQLYEWLIKPIENDLQLSGTQTLIYAPDDQLRYVPLSAVYDGKQWLVQRFSVNHITTASLTNLNTPRKSNLRVLVGAFTEGNYQVRVGNRQVAFSGLQFAAREVENVAAIVPETKKLLNNAFSPKVTVPQMDDYTIVHLATHAAFVVGKPEDSFILFGNGDRIHLKDVATWSLPRVDLVVLSACETGLGGRLGNGEEILGFGYQIQKTGARAAIASLWAVDDGGTQSLMSAFYSLLTPGKLTKSEALRQAQIALITGKLQIKSNNNMTVTVNSSFHHPYYWAPFILIGNGL, encoded by the coding sequence ATGCAAATCTTGCAGTATTTGATTACAGTCCATGTCGCTGTAGTTTTTTTCTTGGCTTTCGGGACGACGCACCCAATAGCGATCGCCCAGACTTTATCGCCGAGTTATAGCGAATCTAATTTGGGACAGTTAAATGCACAGGCAATAAGATTGTCTAGGCAAGGTAATTTTTCCGCAGCATTGCAGAGATTGCAAACAGCTTTAAGCATCAGTAGAGACATGGGAGCACGTCCGTGGGAAGCTGTAATTTTTAATAATATTGGCAGAGTGTACCAAAGTCAAGGTCAATATTCCCAAGCGCTGCAATCTTATCAACAAGCTTTATTGATTGATAAGGAGCTAGGAGATCCAGTCCGGTTAGGCAAAACTTACAGTAATTTAGGCTACTTGTTCGATGTCCAAAACCAAAGAGAGTTGGCAATTTTTTTCTACAAGCATTGTCTGATTAATCGTGAGCGTGCTCGGCTCAATCCAGGGGTGCTTTCTGCTCCCCAACCGGACGCTTATAGTATCACGGTTGCTCAAACCTATCGAATTTTGGCTGCTCGCTTGTTGAAACAGGGACGTATTCAAGAAGCGCAACGGACTATGGATTTACTCAAGGTGGAAGAATTACAGGAGTATCTTCCTGGTGTTCCGGGTAATCAACGAACTGCGAAGGGAATAGAAATTATCCCTACAGAAAAACCTGTCAAGCAAAAGTTGGAGCAAACTTTAAATGATGCTGTCGTCTTAGGGAAGGAATTAACCACTTTACGCAAAATTCCTCCCCAACAGCGATCGCGCCAACAAACACAACGAGTTGAGCAATTAGTCGCTAGTCAGCAGCAACTCTTAGGAGAATTTAACAATTTTATCGCTAGTCCCGCAGTTAAAGCACAGTTGGAGCAAATTAGCCAGACAGCTAGGCGACAAAATTTAGATTTGGAAAGCGTCAACGAAATTCGGGATAATTTGGCAAGATTACCCCAAAAATCCGCACTTCTTTATCCATTGATTTTGCAGGATAGCTTAGAGTTAGTTTTGGTCAGTCCAGATTCTGTACCCATTCATCGTACAGTTGCTGTTACCCGCACCCAGCTTCACCAAACTATTTCATCTTTCCGTCAAGCCTTAGCTAATCCCAACCGGGATGTCAAAACACCAGCGCGCCAGTTATATGAATGGCTGATCAAACCTATAGAAAATGATTTGCAGCTTTCTGGGACACAAACTCTCATTTATGCACCAGATGACCAATTGCGTTATGTTCCCTTGAGTGCTGTGTATGATGGCAAGCAGTGGTTAGTGCAGCGCTTCAGTGTTAACCATATCACTACTGCCAGTTTGACTAACTTGAACACTCCTAGGAAATCGAATTTGCGGGTTTTAGTGGGTGCTTTTACTGAAGGTAATTATCAAGTGCGTGTGGGTAATCGCCAAGTGGCTTTTTCTGGTTTGCAATTCGCAGCGCGGGAGGTGGAAAATGTAGCAGCGATCGTTCCCGAAACTAAAAAGCTGTTGAATAATGCTTTCAGCCCCAAGGTGACAGTACCGCAAATGGATGATTATACAATTGTCCATTTAGCTACACACGCGGCTTTTGTGGTGGGTAAACCGGAAGATTCGTTTATTTTATTTGGGAATGGCGATCGCATTCACCTCAAAGATGTCGCTACTTGGTCGTTACCCCGTGTCGATTTGGTGGTTTTGAGTGCTTGCGAAACAGGACTGGGAGGACGGTTAGGAAACGGTGAAGAAATATTAGGTTTTGGCTATCAGATACAAAAAACAGGCGCTAGAGCAGCGATCGCTTCTTTGTGGGCTGTTGATGATGGCGGTACTCAATCTTTGATGAGTGCTTTTTATAGCTTGTTAACCCCAGGTAAATTGACAAAATCTGAAGCTTTAAGACAAGCACAAATTGCCTTAATTACTGGTAAATTACAAATAAAAAGTAACAATAATATGACGGTAACAGTTAACAGCAGCTTTCATCATCCTTATTATTGGGCACCCTTTATTTTGATCGGCAATGGGTTGTAA